A segment of the Zingiber officinale cultivar Zhangliang chromosome 8B, Zo_v1.1, whole genome shotgun sequence genome:
AGAAGTTGTTCGAGGAAATGCCTGAGAGAGACGTAATTTCTTGGAGCACTATGATTATGGGGTATGTTCAAAATGGGGCCTTGGAGAAGGGTTTGGAGTTGTTTAGGGAGTTGATCGCAAAGGGGTTGAAGGTGAATGAGGCCATTTTGGTGACAGTTCTCTCGGCATCCGCACAACTGGGACTGCTAGAGATTGGCAAGTTCATTCATTCGACTATTAGGTCAATGAATTTCCCACTGACTGTTGCACTTGGCACTGCCTTGGTGGACATGTATGCAAAATGTGGTTGCTTAGAGCTGTCAAGAAAGATCTTTAATGAGATGAAGGGGAAGGATGTGTTTTCATGGAACACGATGATTTGTGGATTAGCAACACATGGTCTGGGAAATGAGGCAGTCAAACTGTTCCACCAATTTATAGATAGGGGATTTGTCCCTACAAGGGTGACGTTTGTTGGGGTTCTAAATGCATGCAGCCGTGCTGGTTTAGTTGATGAAGGTCGCCGTTACTTCAAGTTAATGGTAGAAGAATATGGTATTGAGCCAGAGATGGAACACTATGGTTGCCTTGTTGATCTTTTGGGCCGTGCTGGTCTTGTGTCTGAAGCTGTTGAGTTGATTGAAGGAATGACCATCCCTCCTGATCCTGTGTTATGGGGCATTTTGTTGGGGGCTTGCAAGGTACATGGGATGGTAGAATTAGGCATCCGCATAGGGAACAAATTGATTGATCTAGAACCAGGACATGATGGTTACTATGTTCTTTTGGCTGGTATGTATGCCAAGGCAAGGAAATGGGAAGATGTTATCAACGTTCGACGATTGATGTCTAACCGAGGAACAAACAAAATTGCTGGTTGGAGTTTGATCGAGGCTCATGGGAAATTGCATAAGTTTGTGGCAGGAGATAAACAGCATAAAGATTATCCAGAAATCCACAAGACACTTGAAATGATTGTAACAAGATTGAGAGATGCTGGTTATCGACCTGATGTATCGGCTATATTGCATGATATTGATGAGGAGGAGAAGATCCATGTGATCAAGGAGCATAGTGAAAGATTGGCAATTGCTTTTGGTTTAATGGTGGTTGAGGTGGGTTATCCTATTCGAATTGTGAAAAACTTGAGAGTTTGTGGGGATTGTCATGAGTTTAGCAAGTTGGTCACTGAGGTGTTCAATAGAGAGATTATTGTGAGAGATGGGAGTAGATTTCATCATTTGAAGGAAGGAAAATGCTCGTGCCTTGACTATTGGTGATTATAAAATAGCCATTATTCCATAAGGTATAGGCTGATGCTTTTCTCTGACTGGAAAACAAATGCAAACTGTTTATGATTTGTCTGACTTATTCCTCTCGTTGTTGGACTCTGCAGCACTTTCATCATCGGTTGTATTGCTTCAGATGATGTTCAAATTGTCATTACACTCCTATTCTTAGAAGCTTTGGCTTATCCAAGATTGCATCAGTCCACATAATTGATGTGCAACTGGAAAAGTGAGGTGCTGGGTCTGCAGCAGTCTCTCGAGTTGGGATCACATCGCAGTTTTGTGTTTCTTTGAGTTTGTCTTAGTCTAGCTCTGCAGCAGTCTCAGCTCGGCTATGCAGTCGGCTGCATCCACAAATGCACCACCATTGGTGGCTGTCAATGATCGATGGAACATGAGTGGTCATTGCTTCTCAACTGTGCTCTGTTTTGCGGCAGCGGTTGTCAGCTTGACGATCTTGCCTCTGTGTGGGCGCCGCCGCCCGTTGTCTTAGATTCCTATATAAGGATTCAGATAAGTCAGTTCATTCGAAGGCACATGTATGATGTTGCATGTCCATAGTCGTATCCTTCGTTTTTGCCGATGCTCCAGTAATTTCTTGCCGTGTGGTTGACAGTTGGAAACGATGCTATTTTACCAATGAAactggaaaaggaaaaactctgttggtttttttttttggtggaaGTAAGGAAAGATTCATCAACCCGGAAGCTAGGGAGAAAAAGCTttctgttgatttttttttatatagcaAAAAAGTGAGATAATATATGTATTTGGATCTTATATGTTTCTTTTTTCAACCTCATTTTTGTTTGTTCGTTgacttatttaatatttaatatttaatatttaatatttaatatttaatatttttggaGCATGGTTGTCAACGGCGTGCCTTAGTGGTACTTTCTGACACTTACCAAAAGTTAaaaagatgattaattggaaATATAGTTCTGTGGTTGATTTGATAAAGATTTCGTGCTATTTTATAAGGAGCATAGTATCGGAGTAGAGAAAAGGTCTTCGATGTTGATCTTTAAGTCAGTACACGATTTGGATAAAGAAAATGGTAGCAGAATATTGTAGTAACAAGCGTGTCAAAATACAGAGCATCGTATATCTCTGTTCACAGATGGAAATTTATTTTATAGTATCACTGTTACATTATGTATACATCTCAGAGCATTAATACATTTTCCAAAGTACTTCTAAAACACGATAGGTCATAAAATGACTCTaacacctttccttaaataagcgCGCAAATCTTTGCAATATGATAGGTTGGAAGTTTCAGATGTGCGATTTGTTTGTGAGATATTCTTTATCCTTTATGATAGTAACTTCTAAAAAAGTACGACATGATAGGTGTACGGGGCTTGATGTGGGCTGATCGGTTGCCACTCGGTCGAGGGATCGTCAGCACGGCCTCACGGAATGTACTCAACAACTCGTTTTTCACTCAGGCCTTCATTTTGCCAAATGAGGTGCCATATGTCTAATCGGTCCTTGGGTCCGATTGGAGGGGGTAGTGGACCGAGTAAATTAGTACTTAACTTCAAACCTCATCTGCAAATTACGAAGGGCAACCGCTTGGGAAATCCGGTCAGCCCTTTACATCCGACTGACAATGTGAGGTCCGCTCAACCAATTTAGCGTGGTCAGCAGTTCGAGGTTCGTACGACCATGCGACTTTAGCCGCTTGACTTTAGCTTCCACGTCGGTTGGCTCTCCCTACTTTGACCTACTTTTAGGAGACCCATCTTTATCAcagtatcacaagcctccccctcaagtctaattGAAAAAGACTGCAAATCTGACTGATTGGACACTTAGTATTATTTGCAGCTCTCATTTTCGACTGGGCATTCTGCTGGCTTGGTTTTCGCTCAGTATAAATGACCGCTGCCTTCATCTATAACTACTCCCTGCATTTTTTACTCTCGAATAGAGGCTTCGTGGTATGATGTGCTCGGCTTGAATGCCTGCGGCACTTGGCTGTTTGTCATCTTTTGCATCTTCTTTAATACAACTGATGTCATCATGATTTCTTGGAAATCGATCAAATCCCCCCTCATTAATGTAAAGCATGCTGAGTATACTTTTCAATCATAAGCCTGTTGGTTACTTCCATTCCTCATAAATGCATCCTATGATTGACCGCCACATGTCACACTCTAGTGCCATCAAATGTTTGATGTGATAGGCGACTGTTAGAATTCGATGTAGCAGCCACCTTTTTAAATTTTGACGGCCTAGATTAAATCCTGTTTTTCTAAACCTTTGATCATGTGGCCACAAACAACCGTCGATAAGGTTTTTAAGGCCTTCATTTTTATCGGCACTGTATCATTGTCACTTTTGCcttcgtcttcttccttcttgattcCTTGTTTGTCGTCATTAGTGAACCACACCTAGTAAGTTCCATCTTTATTCTCTCTACTTTCAATCATCTTTTTCCATGCCCACTTCTCCATCGCCTCCTCTGATGCCCCCGGATTATGGTATACCTCCACCTCATTAGACTTTAATGGCGATGAGGTGGATTAGATGAAACTCACATATCACATTCCTTCCGACCATCAGCTTGCCATCTCTTCTGCATATGACCGCCCCATACGCCTCCCAAAGGCTTTCTCACTTTCTTTAAGAATCAACTTTATGCTAGTCTTCATTTTCCTATATATCCTTTTATCTCTTAAGTCTGTAgatattttcatatttctctTTAGTAGCTAGTTCCTAACTCGTTTAAGCTTTTGTATGTGGGTGGCAGTACTGTTCCAATTGTATTGTATCCCCCTTCATCCGcacattttctattatttttattatcctaaattaTCCGAGCAGGACATCTTCCTCTTTCAAGCCCGAATGGTGCTGTTATTTTGACAAGATGCCCTCATCCAATAAGGGTTGGAAGTTGCACTATTTCTATCTCCGACTTCCCGATCAAGCATCCTTCCCGATTGGATGACAAATAGAGCTACCCAACTCTCCCAAGCTAGGAAAATATAGATGGGACCCGGTCTACCTCCAAGCCACTTCGCAGCTGGCTAGCCTAAAATATTGCATACACAAGCTGCTGTTAGAGGGCGTTTTATACATGTTCGGGCTGAGTCCCGTCAGCACCCGGCTGCTCGACCCTTTTAGTGAGCAGTTTTCCCTTCCATTATTTTTTGATCTAATTGATTTTGTCATCTTTTGTAAGCTAAAGTGATGTTCAAGGCTCCGCTTAGCGGAACCAGCAAGTTAACCCATGAAGAAGTCGAAGCTCATAGAGCTGCCGAGCTGGAGCGTCATGGGCACTTGTCGATCGAAACCTCTGAAGGGTTGATCGACAATGAAGAAGCGAGCTAAGTGGCGGTGAGTGATGCCACTGCTAACACAAAGGAGCTACCTCCTGAGCAGCCTTCCATGGCACCCATAGTGGTTCCCTCAGAGTCCACCatataagtaccccgtggtagttttgatatgatcaaccaagtaaagttaagtcttgttggtatttaacccctgtgtctaagtgtgcaggaacttaaaagtacaggaagtcgagcgaaagacgcagctagcgagaaggaaagcacgggagagagccgacgagctcggtgcgtccgaggtacAAGGTgcagcggaagagtacgcgggcagacgagaaggaggcgtacgacgtttccgagggacgagaagctagagcaaAAGTTTACTCGAAGTCtgaaagttgagttcgggtgagccctattccagatggccgagatcacccaagtcgagccgaagccggagcggaagaacctGAACCAAGCTTTTATCCTAAACGTGACATGGCACATTTTGGTGcaatggggataaaagtttatccccctcccagacgcctggaacccttccaagggcctgaccagggctataaatacaaccctagtcCTAAAAGGTCAGGACAACACTTGATAATTCATGTCTTTTCAATCTTGTTCTGTAACTGAGTAATTTTATTGTTGTAAAGAggtttctctgcctgaaggagagtttagtgcactttcatcttccttggattaacaatcaccccgattgtaaccaagtgaATTCTgttgtgcctcttcctttctttaattagtcttttattttttttatgcaagtgttagatttattgaagctataaaagttcgaggaaggttcatttttATTTACAAGGtcattcacccccttctagccagccgctaagggtccaacaagtggtataagagccaAGTTCACTTCAGGACGACTAACCGTCGAacaaagcacacgagatggctGAACCGAGCATCAATccatcgaagttcgagggagaatttacgagctggaagaaaaagatggagatattttttaaaaaatgattttgaattattaataattatgaaatatgattttgtagctcataagataaagaagaatatcaatgggagaagaaggagcaagctgacttcGTAGCAAACgataaagcagagttccatctgctgagcgtcttatcgccacaagaagtcaactggatcagaacctatgagtcagccaaggagctccatgaaaaattcctagaactacacgaagggacctcgaAGATAAAACTAGAGAGACGGGACCTGCTCTAGAACCATATCAGCAACCTCAggttagaagaaggcgaaaccgtctcacacctccactcaagaatcaaggaactcatcaccgaactcacgaatctcggagaaaaggtaactaaccgagattcgctaaggtacgcacttaacacATTTCCTAGTACTTCGGAATGGTcgaccttagtagatgcgtatttcatttctaaggatttagaggtaagcactttataagaactttttttcaacatttgaaattcatgagtcaagatgtgcaggtctaaAGAAGAAATCAAGGCAAAACATTGCCTTAAAAGCTAAAACAGACGAATCAGATTCCGAGACATCACTTGACGATGATGAAACGAtgttaatggtaagaaaattttaaaaattatttaaatctaataaatttaatcaagtgcagggaacaaaaagaaaaaggaaagtaagaTGCAACCGCTGCAATGAAGAAGAGCATGTCAAAGATAACTACCCAAAATTGAAAAGCAAAGACagggacaaggaaaagaacaagaagccagtccgacccaagtataatctaaaggcgatgtgggacgacacgtcatccgaatcagagatagaagtgttggatcgagaagcgctagagggggtgaatagcgctcatggctttcacttgttCGATTTTAAAACGTATCAagaataaacgcagcggaaataatgaaaggaaacaaacacacagtcacaaagactccaagatttacttggttcggagcctagggcgactcctactccgagGTCCACGTTTgttgaacgtttactttgggcaacaactataattctgAAAAAGtgttacaaattaagtacaataaaaaCTGTAataaactgttggtgcgggaagcatccgacgatcgaactcgtgttttgataatggcaaatgattcaaagttaaggtgttttgtaatctaacaagtctgcttgaggatttcaagaaagtcctagttgcggttaggcaaagggaaaaccctagggggtggtaaccctatgcggaaagtcttggcaggtcgatggtttcaggcaaaagtcctagggggtggtaaccctaggtggaaagtcctggtgtcgcgaaccaggcgaaagactggatcagccgggaagcagaagtccagcagaaagtccgggagcctcgaatgccgagcaaaagtccagtcgatctggaggatcgaactggcattaggtaatctctcctgaggggagtaggtgaggacgcgttccccgtagagggaacagtaggcgtcgggtcgacctagggtttccggtcgaaaacccgaagtcggactcggacagtccggagactgtctatacttcatttatcatatttattgtgctaactttgtgttgcaggatagtgtttgggactaacatatcttgcaggtgcaaaggaacaacctaaaacctcgaatgaacagtgtccgaggcgcctccatggagtttggaggcgcctcgggtgcaaaagctgacctggctgcgaagcttcaatggaggcgccttgaaggtggtataaggcgccttgagcagggtataaggcgccttaaacaaatgaagttcgaccagttcaagtcTCATCCACACGGAAGACTCGgcagtatggaggcgccttgaacagccttcaaggcgccttgaacaccctttataagggggtttcgaccagcacttcaaacaatcaagttctaagctttcttccttcaacgtgctgctaactcaatcattccgaagtgctgctacaacattccgacgacccggagctccattttcttctttcttaagttgtcggtacaaagttatttcaatactttcattgtaatttataattcttatcgagcttatagttgtagcctaccggaagcgatcaaggatcgcgggccttcgagtaggagtcgccttaggctccgaacgaagtaaatcctccgtgttcttctgtgtgtgtttctctatttcatttccgctgcattaatttctgaacgaggttttaattatttcgatagttttacgattacgataaacgaacgatttagccacgagcgctattcaccccccctctagcgcgatctcgatccaacataaactTTATATCGACAATAAAAATACTCAGTTTGAAGCTTCTGATCATCGGGGACTTGCTACAGCCTTTCTGGATTGTCAATTGCGCGGCACGAAGAAGAATGattacttggaagttgttgttctAAGTTGCTGGTCGAGATAGCCTTAAATAGGTCATTGAGGGCTCCTCCAatgcctcatggaggcgcctcaaaccccaaAGTCTATCTCGTCATCATCGTTGTTGATAAGCCTTGCTGCCTGCCACTTAtctgcctgagggcgcctccatcatcACTCCAAGGCGTCTCTAAGCAGCGATCCAGGGCGCCTTCAagtccatggaggcgcctccagctcctctgcacaACTAGCTCACCCATGCAccagaggcacctccaagctccatagagggcacctcgggtactgttcatccgaggtaagaTGTTCACTTTagtccctgcaaaatatgttagtccataaaataacaacataccctacaagacaaagttagcacaatataaatatgataaattaagtaatcgacagtcaccggactgtctggttctgatttcgaattttcgactggaaaccctagatcaaaccgacacctactgttccctattccggggaacgcgtcctcacctacttcactcaggagagtatacctgatgtcagtctggtcctccagacctactcgactttctgcctagggttaccacccctaggacctaggattatcaccccctaggatttttcgccacctagggttatctccccctaggacctaaggttaccccccttaggatttccaccacctaaggttaccatcccctaggacctaaggttgccgtcccttagggttttcctccacatagggttacactacaagaaaacagagCTTCAAAAACGGATTTTTAAAACAGaattaaaatctgttttaaattttagtaaattaAAAACGAATTTAATACGGAATTACTAAtctattatatttaaataaaatataatatataaaaaaatatttgagacagaatttaaaacaaacccaaaacaaatttataaaataaatatttataaacaaaaataaatacagattTGAAATAGAATTTAAtacaaaattttatttgtcaacaaatccgtttatatatttttaaacaaaaataaattctgtttttaatttatataaattgtaaagaaatgtattaaattattattattttattttattttatttttacaaaaccctatACTAAATCCCTCGCCGACTTACATATTCTCCATGTCTTTCCTCGCGACATCCTTCCTCGCCGacttgctttcttcttctcctcttatcTCGCCGACTCCTCTGCATACTTATTCTCGTTCGCGAACGCTTTCTCGCTGACTTTCTGCTATTATCTCGCCGATTGTATCTCACCGGCTTGGTCAATCTCGCCGACTTCGTCTGTTGCTCTCTCTCAAAAGGTAATCcctaatttcttcttcttcctcttgttgtgtgAGACTGCCACGCCGCACATCCTTGCTTTTGTCGGCGGCCACTGCCACAGACGCATGTGCCACCAGATAATTACTACAGACAGCAACAATGTTAGACGCTCAGCGACCAAATTTGCAAAAATTTGTGAGATTACTGTTGTTTAGGGAAAAACCGAGCATGAGGCAGAGAGGCATGCGGATTGCTATCCTACATTGTTCCTCACAAATTTGTGAGATTGCCTCacaaattaatttctaatttgtgaGATTGCTAATTGATAGGATAATTTCTTTGCTTGAAAGGTTTACACTTCAGATTTGAATTACTGCACTTCTCTTATGAAGTTTTTTTACACTGCTTCCTCTTATGAAGTCTTTTTGCAATGCTTCCTCATAGTAATCAAAAACCTTTCAAGTTTTCACCACATGTATGAACTCGaccatgttaaaagaatactagAAACCTTTCAATATATACTGGAGCATGTAGATTATAATATTGCTTATACCATGTGGATTGATCTTTGTTTCAATTTTATTGTGTTGATTTTGATCTTTGTTTCGAACAAAGTGTAATAAGATGACTTGGTTTGTAGTGTACTATTGTTTTTGTCAATTTTTTGCAAAGAGTTAAACTTGATTCTGTGTTTGATCTTAGAGATAAATTGATTCAATTTTTGGCTTACTACCTTTTACTGTTGTTTACTGCTGTTAGTagtaaatataaattttttctaTTATGAGTTTTTGCTGTACTGTTGTTCACAAATGCTGTTAGTAGTGAATAAGATTACTGTTGTCAGTTTTTGTAATATGTATTGCTATTTACTGCCATTATAGTAAGTAGCAGTAGATTTGTTACTGCTATTGTCTTTGCTGAATTCTAGAGAAATTGTGTTTACTGCAGAAATTGTGTTACTGATATTGCCTTTGCTGAATTCTGCTATTGTTACTGCAGAAATTGTGTTTACACTCTGTTACTGCTATTGCTACTGCTGTTTGTATTATTGCTAGTGTTTACTGCTAGTGTTTACAGCATAATGTTTACTGCTAGTGTTTACAGCATAATGTTTACTGCTAGAGTTTACTACTAGTATTTTGCATATTGTAATATGTACTGCTGTTAGTAGTGAATATAGATTTTTTCTATCATGAGTTTTTGGTGTACTGTTGTTCACAAATGCTGTTATCAGTGAATAAGATTACTGCTAGTGAGTTTTTTTTTATCGTGAGTTTCTACAGAAATTGTGTTTACTGCAGAAATTGTGTTTACTGCAGTTGTGTTTACTGCATAAATTGTATTATTTCTATCGTGAGTTTCTGCAGAAAACGTGTTTAATGCAGATATTGTGTTACTGCTATCATAGTGCACTACAAGGTTTGATTTGAAAGGAGTATAGCCGAATAAACACCTGGAAGTTAGTTAGGTATAGATAAATACAATAGTATGCACCAGGAAGTCAGTTAGGTATAGAAATAGTTATAACCTTGAGTAAGAATTGATTTAAGGTAAAGCCAAGGATAACTATAATATAGAGAAAGAATAGACTtagagaaagaaaaggaatttgtCACGTTTGATTTAAGGTAAAGCCACAGGATAACTATAACTAACTTCCAGGTGTGTTACTGTGTTGTttactaaattttattttatttacataaatttatcatgtttactgttttctataaaaaaaaattatttacataGTGTAATCTGTACTGCATAGTACTTATTGTCGTTCACTTAAGAAATTTGTTGTtcacttcagaaattttaaataCTGATTTTTATTTGTTCTTTACTATAATTATGTTTTGCTGAACTTTTTCTTGTATTCTCTTttgttgaattttttatttatgtgaTGCAGGATGTCAAATAGAGGGACAAAAGATATTAGTTCTAGTAAAGGAAGATCAAGGGGGAGAGGTCGAAGTAGATGGCAATCTCTTAGAATACAAGATGAGTAtgtaatgtatatatttttttattaatggtATACAAATTTGAATAAAACA
Coding sequences within it:
- the LOC122017327 gene encoding pentatricopeptide repeat-containing protein At3g62890-like, which gives rise to MYFYFDIKSDQLNSRRMSISGFLMRFRPTLLIPALKPRLPILSLSPSDASLRRPERVLSSLPPSPSLSHLLQTHARLVVLGLAAHRASLARLLAVCAALSPSAPSRYFRTLFAAIDRPNVFASNNLLRCLARSEDDAAAPAHDAFRFYSRLRRTGIPTNNYTFPFLLQACSRRPIIGEGAQLHSQAVKCGLDHDLYVRNAFISFYGSCSALDYARRVFDELPAQRDLVSWNAILAGYARAGRVDVSQKLFEEMPERDVISWSTMIMGYVQNGALEKGLELFRELIAKGLKVNEAILVTVLSASAQLGLLEIGKFIHSTIRSMNFPLTVALGTALVDMYAKCGCLELSRKIFNEMKGKDVFSWNTMICGLATHGLGNEAVKLFHQFIDRGFVPTRVTFVGVLNACSRAGLVDEGRRYFKLMVEEYGIEPEMEHYGCLVDLLGRAGLVSEAVELIEGMTIPPDPVLWGILLGACKVHGMVELGIRIGNKLIDLEPGHDGYYVLLAGMYAKARKWEDVINVRRLMSNRGTNKIAGWSLIEAHGKLHKFVAGDKQHKDYPEIHKTLEMIVTRLRDAGYRPDVSAILHDIDEEEKIHVIKEHSERLAIAFGLMVVEVGYPIRIVKNLRVCGDCHEFSKLVTEVFNREIIVRDGSRFHHLKEGKCSCLDYW